One genomic window of Pseudomonas sp. LFM046 includes the following:
- a CDS encoding MmgE/PrpD family protein, which produces MSLYSFVREFRFSQAPSHTRNLLQTCLLDILGVAAGARDNDTSQALKRYALNHYPATTLASRLLFDGRPVHPLGAAWAGGFSVDSLDAHEGHFTSKGHAGATVVPALLALVDACRDQGRAISGEELLSALCIGYETALRAGAALMATAPEYHASGAFSGIGVVCGGARLLGLCEEHFRHALGIAEYFGPRCPMMRLVDYPSMLRDAHGAGAFAGLNALLLAQAGVTGAPAVSVETMAVADHWRDLGERWEIDAQYFKPWPVCRWAQPALTAMTALMAEHPQICGENVERIQVQTFHESMRLQGHTPANADEAQYALAFPLAALVVRGQVGPLEVTGEAIHAPDILAVSQRIEIVESEELSARFPTEILSRVLVWLKDGQAFNSPITAAKGDPETAMSHAEFRVKFDLLAGINLGVESRRAIEEAVAALPGSPDCAKLFTLLFGAAEVAAT; this is translated from the coding sequence ATGTCGCTCTATTCGTTCGTTCGTGAGTTTCGTTTCAGCCAGGCACCGTCCCATACCCGCAACCTGCTGCAGACCTGTCTGCTGGATATCCTCGGGGTCGCCGCCGGTGCCCGCGACAACGACACCAGCCAAGCGCTCAAGCGCTATGCGCTGAATCATTACCCGGCCACGACGCTCGCCAGCCGCCTGCTCTTCGATGGCCGCCCGGTTCATCCGCTGGGCGCAGCGTGGGCGGGGGGCTTCAGCGTTGACAGCCTGGATGCCCATGAAGGCCACTTCACCTCCAAGGGACATGCCGGAGCGACCGTGGTGCCGGCGTTGCTGGCGTTGGTCGATGCCTGTCGGGATCAGGGCAGGGCCATCAGCGGTGAGGAGCTGCTCAGCGCCCTGTGCATCGGCTACGAGACCGCTCTGCGCGCCGGCGCCGCCTTGATGGCGACGGCGCCCGAATATCACGCCTCCGGCGCTTTTTCCGGGATCGGCGTTGTCTGTGGCGGCGCGCGCCTGCTCGGCCTGTGTGAGGAGCACTTCCGCCATGCCTTGGGCATTGCCGAGTACTTCGGCCCGCGCTGCCCGATGATGCGTCTGGTCGACTATCCCTCGATGCTGCGTGACGCCCATGGGGCAGGGGCCTTCGCCGGCCTCAATGCCCTGCTGCTGGCGCAAGCCGGTGTCACCGGCGCACCCGCCGTGTCGGTGGAAACCATGGCGGTGGCCGATCACTGGCGTGACCTGGGCGAGCGCTGGGAAATCGATGCCCAGTACTTCAAGCCCTGGCCCGTCTGCCGCTGGGCGCAGCCGGCCCTGACGGCGATGACCGCCCTGATGGCCGAGCATCCGCAGATTTGCGGCGAGAACGTCGAGAGGATTCAGGTGCAGACGTTCCATGAGTCCATGCGCCTTCAGGGCCATACGCCGGCCAACGCCGACGAGGCCCAGTACGCGCTGGCCTTCCCGCTTGCCGCCCTGGTGGTGCGGGGCCAGGTCGGCCCGTTGGAGGTGACCGGCGAAGCCATCCATGCGCCCGATATCCTGGCCGTCAGCCAGCGAATCGAAATCGTCGAGAGCGAAGAGCTCTCCGCGCGTTTCCCCACTGAAATCCTTTCGCGTGTCCTGGTGTGGCTCAAGGATGGCCAGGCGTTCAACAGCCCGATCACAGCGGCCAAGGGCGATCCCGAAACCGCCATGAGCCACGCGGAGTTCCGGGTGAAGTTCGATCTGCTGGCCGGCATCAACCTGGGGGTGGAGTCGCGACGGGCTATAGAGGAGGCGGTTGCGGCACTGCCTGGCAGTCCTGACTGTGCGAAGCTGTTTACGCTGCTGTTCGGCGCGGCAGAGGTTGCAGCCACCTGA
- a CDS encoding aromatic ring-hydroxylating dioxygenase subunit alpha: MNNNAAAVLDLIRQRKERHALPGAAYSAAEVYRQDLEQIWHKEWIFAGHTFELEKPGQYLTLQIGDYPIAVVRGGDGQVRAFHNACRHRGSKVCTEAKGKVARLVCPYHKWAFDLDGKLLFARNMGPDFDAADYGLKPAHCQVVNSYIYVCVAETAPDFSRFRDAVSPFITPHNLEDCKVAFESNLVERGNWKLVFENNRECYHCDGSHPELLNSFVENLSVAGVGGEEDPELVAHWNRCEAAGLPSRLVMDDAGQYRMTRIPLSTGAVSYTMDGKPAVARRLDRSGEENIGALLYFNYPSTWNHFLGDHALSFRVLPQGPNETLVTTKWLVPKDAQEGIDYDIERLTRVWIATNDQDRRLVEGAQAGVSSPAYEPGPYSSIAENGVCQFVDWYCATMTGRLAD; encoded by the coding sequence ATGAACAATAACGCCGCCGCCGTACTGGACCTGATTCGCCAGCGCAAGGAGCGCCATGCCCTGCCTGGCGCTGCCTACAGCGCCGCCGAGGTGTATCGCCAGGACCTGGAACAGATCTGGCACAAGGAATGGATCTTCGCGGGCCATACCTTCGAACTGGAGAAGCCCGGCCAGTACCTGACCCTGCAGATCGGCGACTACCCCATTGCCGTGGTGCGGGGTGGCGATGGCCAGGTCCGTGCCTTCCACAATGCCTGCCGGCATCGCGGGTCCAAGGTGTGTACCGAAGCGAAGGGCAAGGTCGCCAGGCTGGTTTGCCCGTATCACAAGTGGGCGTTCGATCTGGATGGAAAGCTGCTGTTCGCCCGCAACATGGGCCCTGATTTCGACGCCGCCGACTACGGTCTGAAGCCGGCTCACTGTCAGGTCGTGAACAGCTACATCTACGTTTGCGTCGCCGAGACGGCGCCGGATTTCTCCCGGTTCCGCGACGCCGTTTCCCCGTTCATCACCCCGCACAACCTGGAAGACTGCAAGGTGGCGTTCGAGTCCAACCTGGTGGAGCGGGGCAACTGGAAGCTGGTCTTCGAGAACAACCGCGAGTGCTACCACTGCGACGGCAGCCATCCGGAACTGCTGAATTCCTTTGTCGAGAACCTGTCCGTTGCCGGTGTCGGCGGGGAAGAAGACCCGGAACTGGTCGCGCATTGGAACCGCTGTGAAGCGGCCGGGCTGCCCAGCCGACTGGTGATGGACGATGCCGGGCAGTACCGCATGACGCGTATTCCGCTTTCGACCGGGGCCGTCAGCTACACCATGGACGGCAAGCCTGCCGTGGCCAGGCGTCTGGATCGCAGCGGCGAGGAGAATATCGGTGCGCTGCTGTACTTCAACTATCCCTCGACCTGGAACCACTTCCTGGGCGATCACGCGTTGAGTTTCCGGGTGCTGCCGCAAGGCCCCAACGAGACCCTGGTCACCACCAAATGGCTGGTGCCGAAGGACGCCCAGGAAGGCATCGACTACGACATCGAGCGCCTGACCCGTGTCTGGATCGCCACCAATGACCAGGACCGGCGCCTGGTCGAGGGCGCCCAGGCCGGCGTCAGCTCGCCTGCCTATGAACCCGGTCCGTACTCATCGATTGCGGAGAACGGCGTGTGCCAGTTCGTGGATTGGTACTGCGCGACCATGACCGGCCGACTGGCCGACTGA
- a CDS encoding LysR family transcriptional regulator → MVKHTEPDQTLIKMPSLRAVKSFVAAAKYQNFTRAAEALCVTQAAISRQIRELETYLGAELFKRVGRAVELTAAGSIFFDAVQLSFVNISQAAERIRSHSTTKRVLTLCCSPAFSALWLSHRLPSFFSANPDVDLNLITTQNFLSMEPGVRPDIFVTKMAKIREGYRSYPLMHDVIYPVCTPQYLEQHPELGSLEGLRDSVLLNLSPYGRSQVAEHVDWKVWLAFHDIDIETRTANAPHFFNANDYNLLIQMVLSHQGVALGWNHLVGHLVAQGLLVRPVEHELVLKDSQHYLTFNEDKEDDEACCRLRDWLISQV, encoded by the coding sequence ATGGTTAAACACACCGAACCCGATCAGACCCTGATCAAAATGCCCTCCCTTCGCGCCGTGAAGTCGTTCGTCGCGGCGGCGAAGTACCAGAACTTCACCCGCGCGGCGGAAGCCCTGTGCGTGACCCAGGCCGCGATCAGCCGCCAGATTCGCGAACTGGAAACCTACCTGGGCGCGGAGTTGTTCAAGCGTGTGGGACGCGCCGTGGAGCTCACTGCAGCCGGCTCGATCTTCTTCGATGCGGTGCAGTTATCCTTCGTCAACATCTCCCAGGCCGCCGAGCGAATCCGCAGCCACAGCACGACCAAGCGCGTGCTCACCCTCTGCTGCTCGCCGGCGTTTTCCGCGCTGTGGCTTTCCCATCGCCTGCCGAGCTTCTTCAGCGCGAACCCGGATGTGGACCTCAACCTGATCACCACGCAGAACTTCCTCTCGATGGAACCCGGCGTGCGCCCCGACATCTTCGTCACCAAGATGGCCAAGATTCGGGAGGGCTATCGCAGCTACCCGCTGATGCACGATGTGATCTACCCGGTGTGCACACCCCAATACCTGGAGCAGCACCCGGAGCTGGGCAGCCTGGAAGGGTTGCGCGACAGCGTGCTGCTGAACCTCAGCCCCTATGGCCGCTCCCAGGTGGCCGAGCACGTAGACTGGAAAGTCTGGCTGGCCTTCCACGACATCGACATCGAGACACGCACGGCCAATGCCCCCCACTTCTTCAACGCCAACGACTACAACCTGCTGATCCAGATGGTCCTGAGCCACCAGGGCGTCGCCCTTGGCTGGAATCACCTGGTGGGTCACCTGGTTGCCCAGGGTCTGCTGGTTCGGCCGGTCGAACACGAACTGGTGCTCAAGGACAGCCAGCACTACCTGACCTTCAACGAAGACAAAGAGGATGACGAGGCTTGCTGTCGTCTGCGCGACTGGCTGATATCCCAGGTTTGA
- the proX gene encoding glycine betaine/L-proline ABC transporter substrate-binding protein ProX, whose translation MHRSKFSRSLLQCATALSLTVAALSASASADKPGEGVEVTPIFPSIAEERFRGEVAMEGLRELGYDVQEPKETEYGVMMVALANGDADFTVHLWEKLHDKFYQQAGGDEVMVKTGDILPGVSQGYLIDKKTADQYNIKYITDLKKPEIAKLFDTDGDGKADLTGCNPGWGCELVISHHMKAYDLEKSVHVNQGSYFALMADTITRYKEGKPILYFTWVPQWIASVLVENTDVVWLEVPKTDLPDGNNDVDTMYKGKNLGFAVDKVVAVLNKDFAEKNPAAVKFLSLVQISTDDESAQNLKMQQGEKKPADIQRHAKEWVAAHRQQFDAWLQDSRAAASKAQAAN comes from the coding sequence ATGCATCGATCCAAGTTCTCCCGCAGCCTCCTGCAATGCGCCACGGCCCTGTCCCTGACGGTCGCCGCCCTGAGTGCCAGCGCTTCGGCCGACAAGCCCGGCGAGGGCGTCGAGGTCACGCCGATCTTCCCCTCCATCGCCGAAGAGCGCTTCCGCGGCGAGGTGGCGATGGAAGGCCTGCGTGAACTGGGCTACGACGTCCAGGAGCCGAAGGAAACCGAGTACGGCGTGATGATGGTGGCCCTGGCCAATGGCGATGCTGATTTCACCGTGCACCTGTGGGAAAAGCTGCACGACAAGTTCTACCAGCAGGCCGGCGGTGACGAGGTGATGGTCAAGACCGGCGACATCCTGCCGGGTGTCAGCCAGGGCTACCTGATCGATAAGAAAACCGCGGACCAATACAACATCAAGTACATCACCGACCTGAAAAAACCGGAGATCGCCAAGCTGTTCGACACCGACGGCGACGGCAAGGCCGATCTGACCGGCTGCAACCCGGGCTGGGGTTGCGAGTTGGTCATTTCCCACCACATGAAGGCGTATGACCTGGAAAAAAGCGTGCACGTCAACCAGGGCTCGTACTTCGCCCTGATGGCCGACACCATCACCCGCTACAAGGAAGGCAAGCCGATCCTGTACTTCACCTGGGTGCCGCAGTGGATCGCCAGCGTGCTGGTCGAGAACACGGACGTGGTCTGGCTGGAAGTGCCGAAGACCGACCTGCCGGACGGCAACAACGACGTGGACACCATGTACAAGGGCAAGAACCTCGGGTTTGCCGTGGACAAGGTCGTGGCCGTGCTGAACAAGGACTTCGCTGAGAAGAACCCGGCGGCTGTGAAGTTTCTCTCGCTGGTGCAGATCAGCACCGACGACGAGAGTGCACAGAACCTGAAGATGCAGCAGGGCGAGAAGAAGCCCGCCGACATCCAGCGTCATGCCAAGGAGTGGGTCGCCGCGCACCGCCAACAGTTCGATGCCTGGTTGCAGGACTCCCGTGCTGCCGCCAGCAAGGCGCAAGCAGCCAATTGA
- a CDS encoding FAD-binding oxidoreductase: protein MQLQCNFLPQNDGRCGWYETLPPPPPGTSLRGTVQADWVVLGAGLSGLAAARRLAELQPEASIVLIDARRVGFGAAGRNSGFMVDLPHDLTSHSYTNSQEADQKIIRLCRGAIDYVRGIVKQHGIDCDWREQGKLHGAVNERGAHSLEEFAKGLSALGEPYRMLNAQDMKAVTGTSFYQAGLHAPGAVLVQPAALSRGLGQTLPGNVRLFEDSPVLTIEVGKPHTLTTAQGCVKAPRLVLANNAYASTFGQLGLKGRILPVYTYASMTRRLSPQELATLGGEDSWGLIPADPLGTTVRRLANGRICIRNSFTYNPQVQASASTLERVRRAHRKSFENRFPMLPGVEFEYTWGGALCLARNSGSVFGEIAPGVYSAVCCNGLGLTRGTISGKLIAEYALGMDSDLLRSMLEQPKPCRNPPEPFLGLGVRSSIAWKEWTAGAEL from the coding sequence ATGCAGCTTCAATGCAATTTCCTGCCCCAGAATGACGGCCGCTGCGGTTGGTATGAAACCCTGCCGCCGCCACCGCCCGGCACCTCTCTGCGCGGTACCGTGCAGGCGGATTGGGTAGTGCTGGGCGCCGGGCTTTCCGGGCTGGCCGCTGCCCGCCGCCTGGCGGAGCTGCAGCCGGAAGCGTCGATCGTCCTCATCGACGCCCGGCGGGTCGGCTTCGGCGCTGCCGGACGCAACTCCGGCTTCATGGTCGACCTGCCCCACGACCTCACCTCGCACAGTTACACCAACAGCCAGGAGGCCGATCAGAAGATCATCCGCCTGTGCCGTGGTGCCATCGACTACGTGCGCGGGATCGTCAAGCAGCACGGCATCGACTGCGACTGGCGTGAACAGGGCAAGCTGCACGGCGCCGTGAACGAACGGGGTGCCCACTCCCTGGAAGAGTTCGCCAAGGGGCTTTCGGCCCTTGGCGAGCCCTACAGGATGCTGAACGCCCAGGACATGAAGGCCGTCACCGGCACCAGCTTCTATCAGGCCGGCTTGCACGCGCCCGGCGCAGTCCTGGTGCAGCCGGCGGCGCTGTCCAGAGGTCTGGGGCAGACCCTGCCGGGTAACGTCAGGCTGTTCGAAGACAGCCCGGTGCTGACCATCGAAGTCGGCAAACCCCACACCCTGACCACCGCGCAAGGGTGCGTGAAGGCACCGCGCCTGGTGCTGGCGAACAACGCCTACGCCTCCACCTTCGGCCAGTTGGGCCTGAAGGGGCGCATCCTGCCCGTGTACACCTACGCGAGCATGACGCGACGCCTGAGCCCGCAGGAACTGGCCACCCTGGGCGGCGAGGACTCCTGGGGCCTGATCCCGGCCGACCCGCTGGGCACCACGGTGCGACGCCTGGCCAACGGGCGGATTTGCATCCGCAACTCCTTCACCTACAACCCGCAGGTCCAGGCCAGCGCCAGCACGCTTGAACGGGTCCGGCGCGCCCATCGCAAGTCCTTCGAGAACCGCTTCCCGATGCTGCCCGGCGTCGAGTTCGAATACACCTGGGGTGGCGCGTTGTGCCTGGCGCGCAACTCCGGCTCGGTGTTCGGCGAGATCGCCCCCGGCGTCTACAGCGCGGTCTGCTGCAACGGCCTGGGCCTGACTCGCGGCACCATCTCCGGGAAGCTGATCGCCGAATACGCGCTGGGCATGGACAGCGACCTGCTGCGCAGCATGCTCGAACAACCCAAACCTTGCCGCAACCCGCCCGAGCCCTTCCTGGGCCTTGGCGTGCGCTCGTCCATTGCCTGGAAGGAATGGACCGCCGGCGCAGAACTTTGA
- a CDS encoding DMT family transporter, which yields MHSLNFLSRLDGHARGFCLVLLAAFCYGLQPLFAQYAYAGGADPVGLLLARFTLAAAVLLLILRGRGIGLPKGRLARQNLLLGVGYGLAALGYYSACHSTSVSLAIILVYSFPAFVTVVSILCLGERLSIFKLASLVLALGGVLMATGLSLSGVSMGALWALFAAVCYGASIIYGTHRITHENPLASAAMLLLGCALTFAVAALLQGAALPSTASAWWATLGLAVFATLVPVAAFLAGSPQIGPSTAATLSTVEPVVAVTIAVLLMGEAFTYAMFLGGVMVMLAAVFLARQGAAERDVSTVQGGATSDR from the coding sequence ATGCATTCGCTGAACTTCCTTTCTCGTCTCGACGGCCATGCCAGGGGCTTCTGCCTGGTGCTGCTGGCAGCGTTCTGCTACGGCCTGCAGCCGCTCTTCGCCCAATACGCCTACGCCGGCGGCGCCGACCCGGTGGGGTTATTGCTGGCGCGCTTCACCCTGGCCGCCGCGGTGTTACTGCTGATTCTGCGCGGTCGGGGAATCGGCCTGCCCAAAGGGCGGCTGGCGCGGCAAAACCTTTTGCTGGGCGTCGGTTATGGGCTGGCAGCACTGGGTTACTACAGCGCCTGTCATTCCACGTCGGTCAGCCTGGCGATCATCCTGGTGTACAGCTTCCCGGCATTCGTCACGGTGGTGTCCATCCTGTGCCTGGGTGAACGCCTCAGCATCTTCAAGCTGGCCAGTCTGGTGCTCGCACTGGGCGGCGTCCTGATGGCCACCGGACTCAGCCTGTCCGGCGTATCAATGGGTGCCCTCTGGGCGCTGTTCGCCGCCGTCTGCTACGGCGCCTCGATCATCTATGGCACGCACCGGATCACCCATGAGAACCCGTTGGCGTCCGCCGCCATGCTGCTTCTGGGGTGCGCGCTGACCTTCGCCGTGGCCGCGCTGCTTCAAGGCGCTGCCTTGCCTTCAACGGCCTCTGCCTGGTGGGCGACTCTGGGGTTGGCGGTGTTTGCCACGCTGGTGCCGGTCGCGGCCTTCCTGGCCGGCTCCCCGCAAATAGGCCCCTCTACGGCCGCGACGCTCTCGACCGTGGAACCCGTGGTGGCGGTGACCATTGCCGTCCTGCTCATGGGAGAAGCGTTCACGTACGCCATGTTCCTGGGCGGGGTGATGGTCATGCTCGCGGCGGTGTTTCTGGCCCGCCAGGGGGCGGCGGAGCGGGACGTGTCCACCGTGCAGGGAGGAGCCACTTCTGACCGATAA
- the proW gene encoding glycine betaine/L-proline ABC transporter permease ProW, which translates to MSEFSLLDPFQTANIPLGDWVETTLNFLVHNFRDVFRAIRWPIDQVLNGIEYILQSIPPTIGIILSSLLGWQLAGKRMALLCFVTLTLLGLIGVWSESMTTLALVLTSVFFCAVIGIPLGILCARSDHMERVVRPVLDAMQTLPAFVYLVPVVMLFGIGDVPGVLVTIVFALPPLVRLTNLGIRQVPEDKIEAARAFGCTPRQMLTRVQLPLATSTIMAGMNQTLMLSLSMVVIASMISVGGLGQMVLRGIGRLDMGLATVGGVGLVLLAIFLDRLTQAMGARTSADPSLRWYHTGPVGALLRLCGAGQSSGRRKTA; encoded by the coding sequence ATGTCAGAGTTCAGTCTTCTCGATCCTTTCCAAACCGCGAACATCCCATTGGGTGACTGGGTGGAAACCACCCTGAATTTCCTGGTGCACAATTTCCGCGATGTATTCCGTGCCATCCGCTGGCCCATCGACCAGGTGCTCAATGGCATCGAGTACATCTTGCAGAGCATCCCGCCGACCATCGGCATCATCCTGTCCTCCTTGCTTGGCTGGCAGCTGGCCGGCAAGCGCATGGCACTGCTTTGCTTCGTCACCCTGACCCTGCTCGGCCTGATCGGCGTCTGGTCGGAGTCCATGACCACCCTGGCGCTGGTGCTGACCTCGGTGTTCTTCTGCGCCGTGATCGGCATCCCGCTGGGTATCCTCTGCGCCCGCAGCGACCACATGGAGCGAGTGGTGCGGCCTGTGCTCGACGCCATGCAGACCCTGCCGGCATTCGTCTACCTGGTGCCCGTGGTGATGCTGTTCGGCATCGGCGACGTGCCAGGCGTGCTGGTGACCATCGTGTTCGCCTTGCCGCCTCTGGTGCGCCTGACCAACCTGGGTATCCGCCAGGTGCCCGAAGACAAGATCGAGGCGGCCCGCGCCTTTGGCTGCACCCCACGGCAGATGCTGACCCGCGTGCAATTGCCGCTGGCCACCTCGACCATCATGGCCGGCATGAACCAGACCCTGATGCTGTCACTGTCGATGGTGGTGATCGCCTCGATGATCTCGGTTGGCGGCCTTGGACAGATGGTCCTGCGCGGCATCGGTCGCCTGGACATGGGCCTGGCCACCGTCGGCGGGGTAGGGCTGGTGTTGCTGGCCATCTTCCTCGACCGCCTTACCCAGGCCATGGGAGCGCGCACGAGCGCCGACCCGAGCCTGCGCTGGTACCACACCGGCCCCGTTGGCGCGCTGCTGCGTCTGTGCGGTGCCGGGCAATCCTCAGGGCGGCGCAAGACCGCCTGA
- the proV gene encoding glycine betaine/L-proline ABC transporter ATP-binding protein ProV, with protein MSQADEILSVKNIFKVFGPHPEVAMDMLRKGADKNEIFRKTGHVVGVFDASFSVKRGEIFVIMGLSGSGKSTMVRLFNRLIEPTSGSIHLNGREITGLSDKALLDVRRKEMGMVFQSFALMPHMSVLENTAFGLEISGVGERERHARACEALRQVGLGGHEHSYPHQLSGGMQQRVGLARALANDPAILLMDEAFSALDPLIRSEMQGELIRLQAEQQRTIIFISHDIEEAIRIGHRIAIMEGGRVVQIGTPQELLNQPANEYVETFFKGFDSSRVLKAGDVAQLDPATVCRVNGKAPHFQAGVPYGYLIDERDQLLAVVGADETGGVASGQPEEQFSLHKQKPVYTDTPLHDVLDIVAALPYPVPVLDHSGALKGTISKNLLLQTLSRH; from the coding sequence ATGAGCCAGGCCGATGAGATTCTTTCGGTAAAGAACATCTTCAAGGTATTCGGGCCCCATCCCGAAGTTGCCATGGACATGTTGCGCAAAGGTGCCGACAAGAATGAAATTTTCCGTAAGACCGGGCATGTCGTCGGTGTGTTCGACGCCAGCTTCTCCGTCAAGCGCGGTGAGATCTTCGTGATCATGGGGCTGTCCGGTTCGGGCAAGTCCACCATGGTGCGGCTGTTCAACCGCCTGATCGAGCCCACCTCCGGCAGCATTCACCTGAACGGACGCGAGATCACCGGCCTGTCGGACAAGGCACTGCTCGATGTGCGTCGCAAGGAAATGGGCATGGTCTTCCAGTCCTTCGCGCTGATGCCACACATGAGCGTCCTGGAAAACACCGCCTTCGGCCTGGAAATCTCCGGCGTGGGTGAGCGCGAGCGTCATGCCCGTGCCTGTGAAGCCCTGCGTCAGGTGGGTCTGGGCGGGCATGAGCACAGCTACCCGCACCAGCTCTCCGGTGGGATGCAGCAGCGCGTCGGCCTGGCCCGTGCGCTGGCGAACGACCCCGCCATCCTGCTCATGGACGAAGCCTTCTCCGCCCTCGACCCGCTGATCCGCAGCGAGATGCAGGGCGAGCTGATACGCCTCCAGGCAGAGCAGCAGCGCACCATCATCTTCATCTCTCACGACATTGAGGAAGCGATCCGCATCGGCCATCGCATCGCGATCATGGAAGGCGGCCGGGTCGTGCAGATTGGCACTCCGCAGGAACTGCTGAACCAGCCCGCCAATGAGTACGTCGAGACCTTCTTCAAGGGCTTCGACAGCTCCCGTGTTCTCAAGGCCGGTGACGTGGCCCAGCTGGACCCGGCGACGGTCTGCCGGGTGAACGGCAAGGCCCCGCACTTCCAGGCCGGAGTGCCTTACGGCTACCTGATCGACGAGCGCGACCAACTGCTGGCCGTGGTGGGTGCAGACGAAACCGGCGGTGTGGCGAGCGGGCAGCCGGAGGAGCAGTTCAGCCTGCACAAGCAGAAACCCGTCTACACCGACACGCCTCTCCACGACGTGCTGGATATCGTCGCGGCACTGCCTTACCCGGTGCCCGTCCTGGATCACAGCGGTGCTCTGAAGGGCACTATTTCCAAGAATTTGCTGCTGCAGACCCTGAGCCGCCACTGA
- a CDS encoding dihydrodipicolinate synthase family protein: MNFDGVWTPVVTPFTQEGSIDFAALTPVIDSLIGHGIHGLIVGGTTGEYYALSNGERKKLFDAIAELAAGRIPLMAGINATTTEESLDLGRYAKSAGFNCILLAAPYYCQPTQDELLAHACAVDDALDMPTMLYNFPARTGTAMSFEFIDALKQRPNFQAIKESTGSIERMHTLTQEYAGQLQVSCGMDDQVLEFFTWGARSWVAGASNFLAPEHIALYRTCVVEQDMIAGRNLASRLLPMLNLLEQGGKFCQYIKYGCELAGLPVGPTRRPLLPLSANEKATFARTYEQLIAHRG, encoded by the coding sequence ATGAACTTTGATGGTGTCTGGACCCCCGTTGTTACGCCCTTCACCCAAGAGGGTTCCATTGACTTCGCTGCCTTGACCCCGGTGATCGACAGCCTGATCGGCCACGGCATCCATGGCCTGATCGTCGGTGGCACCACCGGCGAGTACTACGCCCTGAGCAATGGTGAGAGGAAGAAGCTGTTCGACGCGATTGCAGAGCTGGCGGCGGGACGCATCCCCCTGATGGCGGGCATCAACGCCACCACCACGGAAGAAAGCCTGGACCTCGGTCGCTACGCCAAGTCGGCCGGCTTCAACTGCATCCTCCTGGCCGCGCCCTACTACTGCCAGCCGACCCAGGATGAACTGCTCGCCCATGCCTGCGCCGTGGACGACGCCCTCGACATGCCGACCATGCTCTACAACTTCCCCGCCCGTACCGGCACGGCCATGAGCTTCGAGTTCATCGACGCCCTCAAGCAGCGTCCGAACTTCCAGGCGATCAAGGAAAGCACTGGCTCCATCGAGCGCATGCACACCCTGACCCAGGAATACGCCGGCCAGCTGCAGGTCAGCTGCGGCATGGATGACCAGGTGCTGGAATTCTTCACCTGGGGCGCCCGTAGCTGGGTTGCCGGCGCCTCCAACTTCCTCGCCCCCGAGCACATCGCGCTGTACCGCACCTGCGTAGTGGAGCAGGACATGATCGCCGGCCGGAACCTGGCCAGCCGCCTGCTGCCGATGCTCAACCTGCTCGAACAAGGCGGGAAGTTCTGCCAGTACATCAAGTACGGCTGCGAACTGGCCGGCCTGCCGGTAGGCCCGACCCGCCGTCCGCTGCTGCCACTGAGCGCGAACGAGAAAGCCACCTTTGCTCGCACCTACGAGCAACTGATTGCCCATCGCGGTTAG